In one window of Mesorhizobium sp. B2-1-1 DNA:
- a CDS encoding ABC transporter substrate-binding protein, with amino-acid sequence MKRLAVSLAFSLLASTAFAFPVTVDSCGKSLTFDAPPKRAVIHDLNMAEMAFALKLQPSIVGLTGITGWYKVGPEFKAEQGSIPELAPKYPTLENLVAVEPDFFFAGWYYGMKPGGEVTPDTLAQHGIKTLVLTESCVHLDKNRPAASMDLLYGDVEKLGKIFGKEAEADKLVSGWKAQLAEITAKVGARRGTRVFLYDSGEDKPFTSGKFAIPNAMISAAGGDNIMADMDTSWGNTDWETVASRNPQFLILLDYQDGGGYRKLLDFLKAHPAMKETDAVRNERFVALRYAELTPGPANIDAIGKIARAMHPEAF; translated from the coding sequence GTGAAACGCCTTGCCGTATCTCTTGCCTTCTCCCTGCTGGCCTCTACGGCCTTCGCCTTTCCGGTGACGGTCGACAGCTGCGGCAAGTCGCTGACCTTCGACGCGCCTCCAAAGCGCGCTGTCATTCACGATCTCAACATGGCCGAGATGGCCTTCGCCCTGAAGCTGCAGCCGTCGATCGTCGGCCTGACCGGCATCACCGGATGGTACAAGGTCGGCCCCGAATTTAAGGCCGAGCAAGGCTCGATCCCGGAACTGGCGCCCAAATATCCGACGCTGGAAAACCTGGTCGCTGTCGAGCCCGACTTCTTCTTCGCCGGTTGGTACTACGGCATGAAGCCGGGCGGCGAGGTGACGCCCGATACGCTGGCGCAACACGGCATCAAGACCCTGGTGCTGACGGAAAGCTGCGTCCATCTCGACAAGAACCGCCCCGCCGCTTCGATGGACCTGCTCTATGGCGATGTCGAGAAGCTGGGCAAGATCTTCGGCAAGGAGGCCGAAGCGGATAAGCTCGTCTCCGGCTGGAAGGCGCAGCTCGCCGAAATCACGGCCAAGGTCGGCGCCCGCAGGGGAACGCGCGTGTTCCTCTATGATTCCGGCGAGGACAAGCCGTTCACATCAGGCAAGTTCGCCATTCCCAACGCCATGATTTCCGCGGCCGGCGGCGACAACATCATGGCCGACATGGACACCAGCTGGGGCAACACGGATTGGGAGACGGTGGCCTCGCGCAATCCGCAATTCCTCATCCTGCTCGACTATCAGGATGGCGGCGGCTACCGGAAGCTGCTCGATTTCCTGAAAGCGCATCCGGCAATGAAGGAGACGGACGCGGTCAGGAACGAACGCTTCGTGGCGCTTCGCTATGCCGAACTGACACCCGGGCCGGCCAATATCGACGCGATCGGCAAGATTGCCAGGGCGATGCATCCGGAAGCGTTTTAA
- a CDS encoding ABC transporter ATP-binding protein, translating to MTAPLLEARDLAAAADGLHLVHPVSLSVAAGDRLAIIGPNGAGKTTLLRMLSGMLRPSSGEVKLTGRLLDRISTAERALHIAVVGQTDQPDPRLAVIDYVELGRVPHTGRRHRSEERDIVVEALRRTGLLPLLGRTIGSLSGGERQRAQLARAIAQEPKILFLDEPTNHLDPRARSELLELVAGLGMTVIAVLHDLALVTPFATRVAVMSHGRLHVLAPPREALTQQLIREIFGVDVFRLRHPTEDRELMVFEVPNRAAPSS from the coding sequence ATGACCGCGCCGCTTCTCGAGGCCCGCGACCTGGCCGCGGCGGCGGATGGCCTGCATCTGGTGCATCCGGTCAGCCTTTCGGTGGCGGCGGGCGACCGTCTCGCCATCATCGGTCCCAACGGCGCCGGCAAGACGACATTGCTGCGCATGCTGTCGGGCATGCTGCGGCCGAGTTCGGGCGAAGTGAAGCTCACCGGGCGCCTGCTGGACAGGATTTCGACCGCCGAGCGGGCGCTGCACATCGCCGTCGTCGGCCAGACCGATCAACCGGATCCACGGCTGGCGGTGATCGATTATGTCGAGCTCGGCCGGGTTCCGCATACCGGCCGCAGGCACAGGAGCGAGGAACGCGACATTGTCGTCGAGGCGCTGCGCCGGACCGGGCTGTTGCCGCTGCTTGGCCGCACCATCGGCTCGCTGTCGGGCGGCGAGCGCCAGCGCGCCCAGCTTGCCCGCGCCATCGCACAGGAGCCGAAGATCCTGTTCCTCGACGAGCCGACCAACCATCTCGACCCGCGGGCGCGCAGCGAGTTGCTCGAACTGGTTGCAGGCCTCGGCATGACCGTGATCGCGGTGCTGCACGATCTGGCGCTGGTGACGCCTTTCGCCACCAGGGTCGCGGTGATGAGCCATGGCCGGTTGCATGTGCTGGCGCCGCCACGCGAAGCACTCACTCAGCAGCTGATCCGCGAGATCTTCGGTGTCGACGTCTTTAGGTTGCGCCACCCGACGGAGGACCGCGAGCTGATGGTGTTCGAGGTTCCGAACCGTGCCGCGCCATCTTCGTGA
- a CDS encoding LacI family DNA-binding transcriptional regulator, with the protein MASSIHDLARHLNISIGTVSRALNGRADVNAETRQRVLEAARKLNYSPNHSGRNLRRGTTHAVAFMLQPHPGDQQYGEPFFIPFLTGLQATLAECGLDLIIVMGAPADYQQERLRRVVETRRADAVVLAWTRREDDRIDYLSKAGFPFATLGRSRSGDDSYPSLDLDFEKAGADAVDRLVARGHRRIAAIRPSLDLNFGYLFLEGYCKALRRHGIEVDPGLIVDGFINEAGGYAVTPQVMRSKDPPTAIIFNNDSMALGGCKALAEMGIKPGQDVAVIVIVDTPLCRYFSPALTGFRPSLDPMGRRLGEILLASLPAFAGAKGPEIIREVWPLELVARDSD; encoded by the coding sequence TTGGCGTCCAGCATTCACGATCTTGCGCGGCACCTGAACATTTCGATCGGTACAGTCTCGCGCGCGCTTAACGGGCGCGCCGACGTGAACGCCGAGACACGCCAGCGCGTGCTCGAGGCGGCCCGGAAGCTCAATTATTCACCGAACCACTCGGGCAGGAACCTACGCCGCGGCACCACCCATGCCGTGGCTTTCATGCTGCAGCCGCATCCGGGCGACCAGCAGTATGGCGAGCCGTTCTTCATTCCGTTCCTCACCGGACTGCAAGCGACATTGGCCGAGTGCGGGCTGGACCTGATCATCGTCATGGGCGCGCCGGCGGATTATCAACAGGAGCGGCTGCGCCGCGTCGTCGAGACGCGTCGTGCCGATGCCGTCGTACTGGCCTGGACGCGGCGCGAGGACGATCGCATCGACTATCTGAGCAAGGCCGGCTTTCCCTTCGCGACGCTCGGCCGAAGCCGGTCCGGCGACGACAGCTATCCCTCTCTGGATCTGGATTTCGAGAAGGCGGGCGCCGATGCGGTCGACCGGCTGGTTGCGCGTGGCCACCGCCGCATCGCCGCCATCCGGCCGTCGCTTGACCTGAATTTCGGTTATCTGTTTCTGGAGGGTTATTGCAAGGCGCTGCGGCGGCACGGCATCGAAGTCGATCCCGGCCTGATTGTGGACGGTTTTATCAACGAAGCCGGTGGCTACGCGGTGACACCGCAAGTCATGCGGTCGAAGGATCCGCCGACCGCGATTATCTTCAACAACGACTCGATGGCGCTCGGCGGCTGCAAAGCGCTCGCCGAAATGGGGATCAAGCCCGGGCAGGATGTCGCGGTGATCGTCATCGTCGACACGCCGCTCTGCCGTTATTTCTCGCCGGCGCTGACCGGCTTTCGTCCGAGCCTTGACCCGATGGGGCGGCGGCTCGGCGAAATCCTGCTCGCCTCGCTCCCGGCTTTCGCCGGCGCGAAAGGGCCAGAGATCATTCGCGAGGTCTGGCCGCTGGAACTGGTGGCGCGCGATAGTGATTGA
- a CDS encoding Gfo/Idh/MocA family protein, translating into MMHVVLVGCGAMSKTWLEAISQSPAVKIVGLVDLDADRARQRAREYDLAGVAIGTDLDVVLSQTRPDAVFDVVVPAARRAVANSAFAHGCHLLTEKPLADSPDNARAIIDDARRARRVHAVVQNRRYVANVRRIRRFLGSGAIGAATSIHADFFIAPHFGGFREGMRHVLLLDMAIHTFDAARYMVDGEPTEVYCREWEPSNSWYRQGSSASATFELGQGKMFTYRGSWCADGFRTSWEGSWRIVGERGSLTWDGHDELKAEAVLPEREGLLDKVVPVAVPPLDPADRIGGHLGVMEDFVRAVETGTEPETRGADNIKSLAMVFAAIESAETGRRIEIPRQEG; encoded by the coding sequence ATGATGCACGTCGTCCTGGTCGGGTGCGGAGCCATGAGCAAAACCTGGCTCGAGGCCATCAGCCAATCCCCTGCCGTCAAGATCGTCGGTCTCGTCGACCTCGACGCCGACAGGGCGCGCCAGCGGGCACGCGAATACGACCTCGCTGGGGTCGCGATCGGGACCGATCTCGACGTCGTTCTCTCCCAGACCAGACCCGATGCGGTGTTCGACGTGGTCGTGCCTGCCGCCCGTCGCGCCGTGGCGAATTCGGCCTTTGCCCATGGCTGTCATCTGTTGACGGAAAAGCCGCTGGCCGACAGCCCGGACAATGCGCGCGCCATCATCGACGATGCGCGGCGCGCGCGACGCGTCCATGCCGTGGTGCAGAACCGCCGCTACGTCGCCAACGTCCGGCGCATCCGGCGCTTCCTCGGCTCCGGCGCCATCGGCGCTGCGACCAGCATCCATGCCGATTTTTTCATTGCGCCGCATTTCGGCGGTTTCCGCGAAGGCATGCGCCATGTGCTGCTGCTCGACATGGCGATCCATACATTCGACGCCGCCCGCTACATGGTCGATGGCGAGCCGACCGAAGTGTATTGCCGGGAATGGGAGCCGTCCAATTCCTGGTACCGGCAGGGATCGTCGGCAAGCGCCACCTTCGAGCTCGGCCAGGGCAAGATGTTCACTTACCGCGGCAGCTGGTGCGCCGACGGTTTTCGCACCAGTTGGGAAGGCAGCTGGCGCATCGTCGGCGAACGCGGCAGCCTGACCTGGGATGGGCATGACGAGTTGAAGGCCGAAGCCGTGCTGCCGGAACGCGAAGGCCTGCTCGACAAGGTCGTGCCGGTAGCGGTGCCGCCGCTCGACCCTGCCGACCGCATCGGCGGGCATCTCGGCGTCATGGAAGATTTCGTCCGCGCCGTGGAAACCGGCACCGAGCCGGAGACGCGCGGCGCCGACAATATCAAGAGCCTGGCCATGGTTTTCGCGGCCATCGAAAGCGCCGAGACCGGGCGCCGGATCGAAATCCCCAGGCAGGAAGGATGA
- a CDS encoding sugar phosphate isomerase/epimerase family protein, with the protein MADPLLDIRIGTMVRANLEDPAAYIRQILPLGFESVQPFFWQTLGGKDLGRLAGEIRDAIGDADVSVSSIGVFGNPLESGDTDRGVLKAWETVIDSAHLFGTNLVSGFTGRIRGKPLTNSLPRYREVWGELAKRAADKGVRIAFENCAMDGNWAAGDWNIAHNPDAWELMFNELPDENLGLEWEPCHQLVYLIDPIPQIRKWAPRIFHVHGKDATVRWDVIREHGVFGRLPFVQMRTPGFGDSDWTRVISELRLAGYKGAIDIEGWHDPVYRDDLEMTGQVRALEYLQQCRGGPSYLPNPT; encoded by the coding sequence ATGGCGGACCCGCTTCTCGACATCAGGATCGGCACCATGGTGCGGGCCAATCTCGAAGATCCGGCCGCCTATATCAGGCAGATCCTGCCGCTCGGTTTCGAGAGCGTCCAGCCCTTCTTCTGGCAGACGCTGGGCGGCAAGGACCTAGGGCGGCTCGCAGGCGAGATCCGCGACGCCATCGGCGATGCCGATGTCAGCGTCAGCTCGATCGGCGTGTTCGGCAATCCACTCGAGAGCGGCGACACCGACCGCGGCGTGCTCAAGGCCTGGGAAACGGTGATCGACAGCGCGCATCTGTTCGGCACCAATCTGGTCAGCGGTTTTACCGGCCGCATCCGCGGCAAGCCGCTGACCAACAGCCTGCCGCGCTACCGCGAAGTCTGGGGCGAATTGGCCAAACGCGCGGCCGACAAGGGCGTGCGCATCGCCTTCGAGAATTGCGCCATGGATGGCAACTGGGCCGCCGGCGACTGGAACATCGCCCATAATCCGGACGCCTGGGAACTGATGTTCAACGAATTGCCGGATGAGAATCTGGGTCTGGAATGGGAGCCCTGCCATCAGTTGGTCTATCTGATCGACCCGATCCCGCAGATCCGCAAATGGGCGCCGCGCATCTTCCATGTCCACGGCAAAGACGCGACGGTGCGCTGGGATGTCATCCGCGAGCACGGCGTCTTCGGCCGCCTGCCCTTCGTGCAGATGCGCACGCCCGGCTTCGGCGACAGCGACTGGACGCGGGTGATCAGCGAATTGCGGCTGGCCGGATACAAGGGCGCCATCGACATCGAAGGTTGGCACGACCCGGTCTATCGCGACGATCTTGAAATGACAGGCCAGGTCCGCGCGCTGGAATACCTCCAGCAATGCAGGGGAGGCCCGAGCTACCTGCCGAACCCGACGTGA
- a CDS encoding substrate-binding domain-containing protein, with protein MSIAKRTTLLRTTVVATATALAAAISILPAQALDAQWCKDVHIRFFVGGAEGDAFGTIVYNGAKQAAADLGPKVDYIFSGWDIEKMVQQLREAVAVKPNGIAMMGHPGDAAIMPLAEQAHKDGIKMMYQNVPVPTVVTAFGGGYVGAQQEQQGRALGAEAFKLAKLKAGDKAIMIGPFENESRGARERGTVSALKEAGIDVVQINSATEWAADPNLAIPVITAALLNNPGVKAVGYPGGQMLGNVQTYMTAAGRKPGDIFNFGFDTSPQIVEAFKGGWVQLTADQQPFMQGYLPILSLCQQVVLGLAPMNVDTGAGFVTPENYKIVAELAKQALR; from the coding sequence ATGAGCATCGCCAAGAGAACGACACTTCTGCGCACGACCGTGGTGGCGACCGCCACGGCGCTCGCCGCCGCCATCTCCATCTTGCCGGCACAGGCGCTCGACGCGCAATGGTGCAAGGACGTCCACATCCGTTTCTTCGTCGGCGGCGCCGAGGGCGACGCTTTCGGCACCATTGTCTACAATGGCGCCAAGCAGGCTGCGGCCGATCTCGGACCGAAAGTGGATTACATCTTCTCAGGCTGGGACATCGAAAAAATGGTCCAGCAGCTGCGCGAGGCGGTCGCCGTCAAGCCCAACGGTATTGCCATGATGGGCCACCCCGGCGACGCCGCCATCATGCCGCTGGCCGAACAGGCGCATAAGGACGGCATCAAGATGATGTACCAGAACGTGCCGGTGCCGACGGTGGTGACGGCCTTCGGTGGCGGCTATGTCGGCGCGCAGCAGGAACAGCAGGGCCGCGCGCTCGGCGCGGAAGCCTTCAAGCTGGCCAAGCTCAAGGCCGGTGACAAGGCGATCATGATCGGCCCGTTCGAGAACGAGAGCCGCGGCGCCCGCGAGCGAGGAACCGTCTCCGCCTTGAAAGAGGCCGGCATCGATGTCGTTCAAATCAATTCCGCAACCGAATGGGCAGCCGATCCGAATCTGGCGATCCCGGTGATCACCGCCGCCTTGCTCAACAACCCCGGCGTAAAGGCCGTCGGCTACCCCGGCGGGCAGATGCTCGGCAACGTCCAGACCTATATGACGGCGGCGGGCCGGAAGCCGGGCGACATCTTCAATTTCGGCTTCGACACCAGCCCGCAGATCGTGGAAGCCTTCAAGGGCGGCTGGGTGCAGCTGACCGCCGACCAGCAGCCGTTCATGCAGGGCTATCTGCCGATCCTCAGCCTCTGCCAGCAAGTGGTGCTGGGGCTGGCACCGATGAATGTCGATACCGGCGCCGGCTTCGTCACGCCTGAGAATTACAAGATCGTCGCCGAACTGGCCAAGCAGGCACTGCGCTGA
- a CDS encoding ATP-binding cassette domain-containing protein, translating to MAERIIELRDITKSYGQVYALGGVNLSVDRGEVVGLIGDNGAGKSTLIKILAGAVKPTSGEILVRGKPVTGWNAARSRDAGIETVFQDRALAVQQTIVRNIFMGRELTGFLGWLKVGTEIREASRLMREIGFTSKVFTPQSVVGQLSGGERQGVAIARAIYKQADLIILDEPTTALSLTETAKVFHFVRQVRASGRSILFIGHNIHHVFDIADRFVVLDRGTVALQADKRDIKSADTLVNFMEDLAHPGGLPGLGEAQRAEDTRP from the coding sequence ATGGCCGAACGCATCATCGAACTGCGCGACATCACGAAATCCTACGGCCAGGTCTATGCGCTTGGCGGGGTCAATCTCAGCGTCGACCGCGGCGAGGTGGTCGGACTGATCGGCGACAATGGCGCCGGCAAGTCGACGCTGATCAAGATCCTCGCCGGCGCGGTCAAGCCGACCAGCGGCGAGATCCTCGTTCGCGGCAAGCCGGTCACCGGCTGGAACGCGGCGCGCTCGCGCGACGCCGGCATCGAGACCGTGTTCCAGGACCGGGCGCTGGCCGTGCAGCAGACCATCGTGCGCAATATCTTCATGGGACGCGAACTCACCGGCTTCCTCGGCTGGCTGAAAGTCGGCACCGAAATCAGGGAGGCGAGCCGGCTTATGCGCGAGATCGGCTTCACTTCGAAAGTGTTCACGCCGCAGTCCGTCGTCGGCCAGCTTTCCGGCGGCGAGCGCCAGGGCGTGGCGATCGCGCGCGCCATCTACAAGCAGGCCGACCTGATCATCCTCGACGAGCCGACAACGGCTCTGTCGCTGACCGAAACCGCCAAGGTCTTCCACTTCGTGCGCCAGGTGCGGGCGAGCGGGCGCTCGATCCTGTTCATCGGCCACAACATCCACCATGTCTTCGACATCGCCGACCGTTTCGTCGTGCTCGATCGTGGCACTGTGGCGCTGCAGGCCGACAAGCGCGACATCAAGTCGGCCGACACGCTCGTCAATTTCATGGAAGACCTCGCGCATCCCGGCGGACTGCCCGGCTTGGGCGAAGCCCAGCGCGCGGAGGACACAAGGCCATGA
- a CDS encoding ABC transporter permease produces MSNIAEPNRQAPSPHTEMGEAAWKHPSDHLLRGFVLDNRAALGTLGVFVVMMVSFTIANPTVFTTWFLYSSVLTTLPVALFVVVPLVFVVTAGEIDLSFPATMGFASWVFALVVQAGYDPFLGIVAALATGMLLGFLVGVLVVYGSLSSLIATLGMNFLLRGLIQIINEGKSTALPTLGQSWTYTIFSSQVYGIPVQILWALAFVVFAALLYNRHRFGAQVKVVGDNPDSAQQMGIDVKRVKVKVFVFVGIGAAIGGTFSTMINFTWWPTAGDGYLLPVLASVFVGGTPTWGGIGTVLGGAIGALTVAFIQTGVVAAGLSGFYVQFFNGLIIILSLLGHRWNQARYR; encoded by the coding sequence ATGAGCAACATCGCCGAGCCCAATCGCCAGGCTCCCTCGCCCCATACCGAAATGGGCGAAGCGGCGTGGAAGCACCCGTCGGATCATTTGCTGCGCGGCTTCGTTCTCGACAATCGCGCGGCGCTGGGCACGCTCGGCGTTTTCGTGGTGATGATGGTCTCCTTCACCATCGCCAATCCGACGGTGTTCACCACCTGGTTCCTCTACAGCTCGGTGCTGACCACGCTGCCGGTGGCGCTGTTCGTGGTCGTGCCGCTGGTCTTTGTCGTTACCGCCGGCGAAATCGACCTGTCGTTTCCGGCGACGATGGGTTTTGCCTCCTGGGTTTTCGCGCTGGTCGTTCAGGCCGGCTACGATCCCTTCCTCGGCATCGTCGCAGCACTCGCCACCGGCATGCTGCTCGGCTTCCTGGTCGGCGTGCTGGTCGTCTATGGCAGCCTGTCGTCGCTGATCGCCACGCTCGGCATGAACTTCCTGCTGCGCGGGCTGATCCAGATCATCAACGAAGGCAAGTCGACCGCGCTGCCGACGCTCGGGCAAAGCTGGACCTATACGATCTTCTCCAGCCAGGTTTACGGGATTCCGGTACAGATCCTGTGGGCGCTCGCCTTCGTCGTGTTCGCCGCGCTGCTCTACAACCGCCACCGCTTCGGCGCGCAGGTGAAGGTGGTCGGCGACAATCCCGACAGCGCCCAGCAGATGGGCATCGACGTCAAGCGGGTGAAGGTCAAGGTGTTCGTCTTCGTCGGTATCGGGGCCGCGATCGGCGGCACCTTCTCGACGATGATCAACTTCACCTGGTGGCCAACCGCCGGCGACGGCTATCTGTTGCCGGTGCTGGCTTCGGTGTTCGTCGGCGGCACGCCGACCTGGGGCGGCATCGGTACCGTGCTTGGCGGCGCCATCGGCGCGCTGACGGTGGCGTTCATCCAGACCGGCGTCGTCGCCGCCGGCCTCAGCGGCTTCTATGTGCAGTTCTTCAACGGGCTGATCATCATCCTGTCGCTGCTCGGCCACCGCTGGAACCAGGCGCGCTACCGCTGA
- a CDS encoding DUF4160 domain-containing protein: MPTLKVLDGIKIQVFADDHNPPHFHALKGEYEVLIRIGSWNVLRGQMRRKDLDAVIAWANSHEEELRNEWTRLNG; encoded by the coding sequence ATGCCCACTTTGAAGGTTCTCGACGGCATCAAGATTCAGGTCTTTGCGGATGACCATAACCCGCCTCACTTTCACGCGTTGAAGGGTGAGTATGAAGTCCTGATCAGGATTGGCTCATGGAACGTGTTGCGTGGCCAAATGCGTCGCAAAGACCTCGATGCCGTAATCGCTTGGGCTAACTCGCATGAAGAGGAGTTGCGCAATGAATGGACCCGCCTCAATGGTTGA
- a CDS encoding DUF2442 domain-containing protein, with protein sequence MVDDIVTVGNPLPRIASVTMIDGRRVRITWRDGRSKTVDLNPVLNSHRHFIPLRDDDELFGTMRVNEDGNAIEWDGGIELSAEWIDTLPSIGMENREFRHIMDDLLKFSLEGMALQLEISRRQIANYRGSTPIPNSIALATRYLAEKAGQR encoded by the coding sequence ATGGTTGACGATATCGTAACAGTCGGCAATCCGCTCCCCAGGATCGCCTCGGTCACCATGATTGATGGCCGCCGCGTGCGCATCACCTGGCGAGACGGCCGCTCCAAGACGGTTGACCTGAATCCAGTGTTGAATAGCCATCGACACTTCATTCCGCTTCGCGACGATGACGAGCTGTTTGGAACCATGCGGGTTAACGAAGACGGCAATGCAATCGAGTGGGACGGGGGAATCGAGTTGTCAGCCGAATGGATCGATACCCTGCCCTCAATTGGTATGGAGAACCGGGAATTCCGCCATATCATGGACGATCTGCTGAAATTCTCGCTTGAGGGGATGGCGCTCCAGTTGGAAATCTCCAGGCGCCAAATTGCCAACTATAGAGGATCGACACCGATCCCCAATTCAATCGCGTTGGCTACTCGATATCTCGCCGAGAAGGCCGGTCAACGATGA
- a CDS encoding alanine racemase — translation MSGYFTALSDALRAAGVFQPCLVLDRDRLDRNIDLVKQRLAPGLAVRLVDKSLACLPLLSHIAGALGTHRFMTFHPPITSAVLDAFPDADMLYGKPMPVGAAKQAISSSTADWSRICWLIDSEERLAEYGALAAELDIGLRIAFEIDVGLHRGGFPEPRALSKALNVLPARLRCEGVMAYEAHAPHIPGLFGGPKKALAEASQRAAAFIAALGEDQRRTLNIGGSKTALLHRGGMANEVSIGSAFVLPGDFDTPGLDGFQPAAFIATPILKVVEPMLPGPPAVTRLLQTIGRFPRKGCYLYGGKWMAEPVFPEGMETNGLLGLSSNQQFMGLPGDATTRSGDYAFLRPTQSEAVLQQFGSIAVFSGDRLVDRWPALPMG, via the coding sequence ATGAGCGGCTATTTCACCGCGCTGTCGGATGCGTTGAGGGCGGCCGGCGTCTTTCAGCCTTGTCTCGTGCTCGACCGCGACCGGCTGGACCGCAACATCGACCTGGTGAAGCAGAGACTGGCGCCCGGCCTTGCCGTGCGGCTGGTCGACAAGTCGCTTGCTTGCCTGCCGCTGCTTTCGCACATCGCCGGGGCGCTCGGCACCCATCGCTTCATGACGTTTCATCCGCCGATCACAAGCGCGGTGCTCGACGCTTTTCCCGATGCCGACATGCTCTACGGCAAGCCGATGCCGGTCGGCGCGGCAAAGCAGGCGATTTCAAGCAGTACCGCCGACTGGTCGCGTATCTGCTGGCTGATCGACAGCGAGGAGAGACTGGCGGAATACGGCGCTCTGGCCGCCGAACTGGACATCGGGTTGCGCATCGCTTTCGAGATCGATGTCGGGCTGCATCGGGGCGGGTTCCCGGAACCGCGCGCGCTGTCGAAGGCATTGAACGTGCTGCCCGCCCGGTTGCGCTGCGAAGGCGTCATGGCCTACGAGGCGCACGCGCCGCACATTCCCGGTCTGTTCGGCGGTCCCAAAAAGGCGCTGGCAGAGGCGTCGCAGCGGGCCGCGGCGTTCATCGCGGCTCTCGGCGAGGACCAGCGCCGAACACTGAACATCGGCGGCTCGAAGACCGCGTTGCTTCATCGTGGCGGCATGGCCAACGAAGTGTCGATCGGGTCGGCCTTCGTGCTGCCCGGGGATTTCGACACGCCCGGCCTCGACGGCTTCCAGCCCGCGGCCTTCATCGCCACGCCTATCCTCAAGGTGGTCGAGCCGATGCTGCCAGGCCCGCCGGCGGTCACCCGCCTGCTGCAGACGATCGGCCGGTTTCCGCGCAAGGGCTGCTATCTCTATGGCGGCAAATGGATGGCCGAACCGGTGTTTCCCGAAGGCATGGAGACCAATGGCCTGCTTGGCCTTTCCTCGAACCAGCAGTTCATGGGCCTGCCCGGCGATGCCACCACCAGGTCAGGCGACTACGCCTTCCTGCGTCCGACGCAAAGCGAGGCGGTGCTGCAGCAGTTCGGATCGATCGCGGTCTTTTCGGGCGACAGGCTCGTGGACCGCTGGCCCGCGCTGCCAATGGGGTAG